TCCCAACAAGCGACTTCATTTTCTCAAGCCCGGCGTTCTTGGTGCCGTCCGACGAATGGTTGTGTTTGTCATCCCCGGTCACCGCAAACGAGAGACCGACCACGATCAATCCACAAACCAGCAATTTTCGCAGCATGATTTTTCTCCTGAAACCTCGAAACAGGTCCGACGAACTGCCGTACTCATGAAATCTGTCGAACGCCGGCCACGCAGATCGACAACGGCCTGAGTTTTTTTTCGAGATTGTTCTCAAGGGACTCAACAGGAACGGCAGGGGCCATACGCCGAATCGTATGGTCCCCTGAAGGCATCTTGCCCGAACGACTCAGGCGAGTGAGGATCGTTTTTGTAACTTGAACGCCACCGAATATGGTCGAGTTTTGGACTTCGTCAGACGCGCTTCTGACGAAGCAAGATGGTATCGATCTTCGGTGACTCGAGGCTCTTCGAAATCCACAATGGCAAACCCGGCAGCGACGAATGCTTTCCAATAGTCAGACAAGGGCCGATGGAACCAGATGAATTCTGACGTGAAATGTGGCCACGGTGGATCGACGCGCTTCGTCTGTTGAAAGTACGAGAAATCCCAATCGTACACGACGCCACCGACGTGGTTGGATGCGATCGAACATCCTTGTGGAAAGCAGGGGTGTGAAAACACAATCACAGCCTGACCGTCTCTCTTCAGGACTCGATGGAATGAACGGATCGCCCCCAGGAAGTCGGGCACATCCATCAACACATAATTTGAAACCACGAGATCACACGAATTGTCTGGAATTGTGTGGAGCTCCGAACAGGAGTCCACCTGAAACTGAAGGTCAGGGTTGCGGTCCCGAGCAATCGCGATCATTCGCTCGGAAAAGTCGATTCCAGTCACGCGCGCCCCGCGGTCACTGAGCTTTTTCGTCAAATATCCGGTGCCACAGCCAGCATCAAGGACCGTCAGCCCGCGAACTTCGTCCACGAATGCCCACAGAACCGGATCGGAGTTTAAGCGTCGATTTTCATCCCCGTCATCACCTACTTGACTCCTCCAATCATCCGCAACTCGATTCCAAAAATCTCGAGACTCTTCGAACTCTCGTTCACTCACTGTGCGACATCCTTTTGTTCATGCAGTGCAATTGTGACCCGATCTCAGGCCAAAGTGGAAAACTGGTAATTTTGCGTTCACAACATCACCGTTCACAGGCCGGGGACGGGCTCATTGTCCCGCGGCAAAGGGAAGGGGGTTCTCAGGCGGAAACGCTGCGGATTCCAATGATCCGGGAAATTGTGCCTGCCCCTCTCTTCGGGCTGTGAACGGTGACTCACAACGTCTTGGTGTTTTTGAATTCGTGCGAAGTCTGCTCCTGTTGCTTCAACAGATAGATTGTTCGCCGACTTTCGCAGCGTTTTTAGCGATGTCTCCAAATCGTGCCGTGCACACGTTATCAGAACGAGATTTTGAGGAAGACTATGCTACCGTGACATCATTGGGCGTGACTCTGGTCACCGTTCACAGAGAGGGGGGACAGGCACATTTTCGCGAATCACTTGGAATCCACAGCGTTTCCGCCTGAGAACCCCCTTCCCTTGGCCACGGGACAATGAGCCCGCCCCCGGCCTGCGAACGGTGATGCGACTCTGTCCCCCCCAATCCGACGAGCATACTTCCGTCTCTCGTCCGATGCATTTTCAGATATAACCGAAAGTACGAGGTGTCGAGTGATGCTGCGAGCCATCTGTTGTTGTTGCCAAATTTTGTTTGTCTTGTGTCTGTTTCCGACTCTTAGCCATTCACAAGTCAACAAACTCGATTCCGGTATCAAAACATTTCTGGCGGAGTTGAACGAAACGAATCCGAAGGTTGCAAAAGAATTCCAACAGCGCCAGGAACAATCGCAACAGGAAATCGCATCCGCCAAAAAAGGACATGTGATCTTTGGCCGAATTGTGCTCGACGATGGCCGAAGTCCTCGATCGGTCGTCTCGCAGATGATCCTGCTTGAGGACGGCTCCTTCGTTGACGCTGTCGGGGCCGCCAATCGCCCGATCGGTTTTCGATTACATGGCTATGAAGCCATCAACGTCATTCCCAAAGGCCCTGGTCCCATTGAGAACCTGGGAGAAATTCACATGAAGCCGCTTCCCGCCGAGCAGCTTGCTTCTGGCACTGGTCGAATCGAAATCGAAGCGCACCCGGGGGTTCCGCGCCTCGACAAAATCCAATTGACGTGGAGCATTGCGGTCGACCCGGTGAATACCCCCAGCAATGGAACGGATGGTCTGGGCCCATTCCATCAGATCTTCAACTCGGACCTTGCAAAGGATGGAACATTCACCGTCATAGGAATGTCACCTGCCAAGTACGACCTTTGGGTGACAGCACCAAATTGCGTGATGCAGCATCGAGAGATCGTGTTTACCGAAGGTGAATCCCAGGAACTGCCCCCCATCCCCGTCGAAGTGGTTCGCAAAATGGACGTTGAATTCGCGGTTTCTCACACCAGTAATTTCACCAACGCAAAATACGCGAAAACGAGTCTTAAGGCCGATGATCGCTGGCGAGCCAGCGATGAGATCCCGGAATACGCAAGCGATCTCGTCATTGGGCAACACGAAGGTAAGCTATTACTACGTCATGCCTACGGTCCTTGCCATGTCAAGGACCTGGGAGCCGGTCAGCTCAGCGATCGGTTTGATGTCGATCTGGATGAACTCGATGGCCAGCAAAAACAAGGCATTCCGGTCGAAGATGGACATGTCTATCTTGTCCATCAAGCAAACTGGCGACATTGGATTGTCATGCGGACGACGCTGCCCAAAGTCGACGCCCGTTGACGAACAGACGGTCTTCAGAAGCCCTGACGCTGATCATCTTTTGGAATCGAATTCCGAAAGTTACGAAACGAATCAGGGGCCATCGGGCCGGGGAGTTGGCGCGGGGACATCTGACCGCAACGAAGGGACCGTGTTGACCGGCGACGTTGGAATGGGGTCGGTCGTTCGCAGCAAGTTCCAGCCAGTCTCGGTGACTTTGAACTTGAACGTCCCAGGGCTTAGCGTATAACGGACTTCACCCGCTGATCCGCCGCTGTCGAAATGAACGATCCAGTTCCGATCATTCTCAACCACCTGGGCAAACCCTTCTTTGATCACGAAATCAGAGTCGTTTAGCCGGTATCGAACTTCTCCGCCCGATCCGGGTGGATTCAGAATCGTAATGCGACCAGGGATTGGCGCCGGTTGCCCCCCCATCCCGGGCACCACGTTCTGCGGTGGTCGTCCAACGACGATCGGTTGCGCGGGCACCGCCCCCTGAACGATCGTCGTTCCCGGAACGATCGCCGTTGCGGGTGCGGACGAGTAAATGAACGATCCGTTCGACCAATAACCCGGCCGACCGCCATAGGTTGTCGAGTAGTTTACTGAGGGATAGCCCGTTCCGGGATAGGCAGGAAGTGTGCGAGCCCCATTGTCATAGACACCCACCGCGCCGGTGTGATGCCCGTGCAGATCGATATGATGCCCTGCGTCGTCGACGCGGTGCCCCATGGCATCATGATGGTGATGAGTCGTATGTCGGTGTTGATGATAGTGGGAATGATACTGAGCCTGTGCTGCCTGATCGCCCCACGCGCCGACCAACCCCAACGACGCCGCGACGGCGAGTGCCTTAAAACCCAGACGTGTTGACATGCCCATCCCTTTTCTGTGCCGAAGCCGCATTGTCATTCCGTGTTCCCGGTCAGGTCACCTGTGAACCAGACGATGCGAGAAGATCATCACCTGTCAATTTCGCAAGGTATTCGTCTTCATCAGAAAATGCAATATGCCGCTGCTCCAGCGAATCTCGTGTCGCTCTGAATGCCCAACAAACAGAAGGATCGAACGTCCGTTGGATCGATCCAGCACCGCAACCGTTGGAACTGTTCAACGACCGCGAATTTGAATGATCTGACGAGACGTCTGGCCCCGGTCAAAGCCAGCGACTTATCCGGCCATCAATGGCTCGCCGACGGTCCAGCTCGCACCGTCGCGTAAGACTTTTCGGTAGAGCGTATCGCGTTCGACGGGTTCACGTCCCGACTCGCGAATCAGGCGGTGAAGATGCTCGACGCTGAGACCTTCAGGGGTCTTCGCACCCGCGTCGTGATAGATGATTTCATGAACGACGGTGCCGTCCAGATCGTCCGCTCCGAATCCCAACGCGACCTGCGCAATTTGTTCGCCCAGCATGATCCAATATGCTTTGATGTGGTCGAAGTTGTCGAGCATGATGCGGGACAAGGCGATCATCCGCAGGTCCATCGAACCAGTCGGTTTGTGAATCTGGTCAAGCCCGGTGTTCTCGGGATGAAAGGCCAATGGAATGAACGTCTGAAATCCAGCGGTCTCGTCCTGTAGGTCGCGTAATCGACAGAGATGGTCGATCCGATGCTTCGCCTGTTCCAGATGCCCATAGAGCATCGTCGCGTTGGAACGCAGTCCCGCTTGGTGAGCGGCACGATGCACGGCGATCCAATTTGTCGCATCGGCCTTGTGTTCGCAAAGCTGGTCACGGATTTCCGGATGAAAGATTTCGGCTCCCCCCCCCGGCATGCTGCCCAGCCCCGCATCGACGAGTTCCTTCAGAACCCATTCAATCGGCTGTTTGGTGATAAAGCTGAACCAGCCAATTTCGACGGCCGTCCACGCCTTGATATGGATTTCGGGACAGGTCTCGTGCAGCACGCGTACGATGTTCAGGTACCAGTCAAACTTCTTCTGATGGTGCAGTCCGCCGACGACGTGAATCTCAGTCGCGCCGTTCGAGCGTGCTTCCAGCACTCGCTCGCGGATCATGTCATCGGTGAAGACGTAGGCTTTCTCGGCCCGAAGATCGGCCCGAAACGCGCAGAACCGACAGCGGTAGACGCAAACGTTGGTCGGATTCAAATGGAC
This genomic interval from Schlesneria paludicola DSM 18645 contains the following:
- the mqnE gene encoding aminofutalosine synthase MqnE, whose translation is MTDDTLNRIEQKVYSGERITFDEGIFLDERADLLTLGRMANHVRERKNGNFAYYNTNVHLNPTNVCVYRCRFCAFRADLRAEKAYVFTDDMIRERVLEARSNGATEIHVVGGLHHQKKFDWYLNIVRVLHETCPEIHIKAWTAVEIGWFSFITKQPIEWVLKELVDAGLGSMPGGGAEIFHPEIRDQLCEHKADATNWIAVHRAAHQAGLRSNATMLYGHLEQAKHRIDHLCRLRDLQDETAGFQTFIPLAFHPENTGLDQIHKPTGSMDLRMIALSRIMLDNFDHIKAYWIMLGEQIAQVALGFGADDLDGTVVHEIIYHDAGAKTPEGLSVEHLHRLIRESGREPVERDTLYRKVLRDGASWTVGEPLMAG
- a CDS encoding methyltransferase domain-containing protein, producing the protein MSEREFEESRDFWNRVADDWRSQVGDDGDENRRLNSDPVLWAFVDEVRGLTVLDAGCGTGYLTKKLSDRGARVTGIDFSERMIAIARDRNPDLQFQVDSCSELHTIPDNSCDLVVSNYVLMDVPDFLGAIRSFHRVLKRDGQAVIVFSHPCFPQGCSIASNHVGGVVYDWDFSYFQQTKRVDPPWPHFTSEFIWFHRPLSDYWKAFVAAGFAIVDFEEPRVTEDRYHLASSEARLTKSKTRPYSVAFKLQKRSSLA